In Mastacembelus armatus chromosome 4, fMasArm1.2, whole genome shotgun sequence, the following are encoded in one genomic region:
- the tle5 gene encoding TLE family member 5 isoform X2, whose amino-acid sequence MMFPQSRHSASSQQLKFTTSDSCDRIKDEFQFLQAQYHSLKLECDKLASEKSEMQRHYIMYYEMSYGLNIEMHKQAEIVKRLNGICAQVLPYLSQEHQQQVLAAIERAKQVTPPEMNSIIRQLQAHQLSQLQGLALPMTPLPLGLSQPTLPAVTTSSGLFSLSSLLASQAQLAKEEKASRDGVDSHREEDGDKSD is encoded by the exons GCTTCATCGCAGCAGCTGAAATTCACAACCTCTGACTCCTGTGACAGAATTAAGGATGAGTTCCAGTTCCTCCAAGCACAATATCACAG TTTGAAGCTTGAGTGTGACAAGTTGGCCAGTGAGAAGTCAGAGATGCAGCGCCATTATATCATG TACTATGAGATGTCCTACGGACTGAATATTGAGATGCACAAACAG GCTGAGATAGTGAAGAGATTGAATGGGATCTGTGCACAAGTCCTCCCCTACCTGTCTCAGGAG catcagcagcaggtCCTGGCGGCCATAGAGAGGGCCAAGCAGGTCACCCCGCCAGAGATGAACTCCATCATAAGG cagctccaggctCACCAGCTGTCTCAGCTCCAGGGCCTGGCCCTGCCCATGACCCCCCTGCCGCTGGGCCTGAGCCAGCCAACCCTCCCTGCCGTCACCACCTCCTCCGgtctcttctccctctcctccctgctGGCCTCCCAAGCCCAGCTGGCCAAGGAAGAGAAGGCATCACGTGACGGAGTCGACAGCCACCGCgaggaggatggagacaagTCTGATTAG
- the tle5 gene encoding TLE family member 5 isoform X1 has product MMFPQSRHSASSQQLKFTTSDSCDRIKDEFQFLQAQYHSLKLECDKLASEKSEMQRHYIMYYEMSYGLNIEMHKQAEIVKRLNGICAQVLPYLSQEHQQQVLAAIERAKQVTPPEMNSIIRQQLQAHQLSQLQGLALPMTPLPLGLSQPTLPAVTTSSGLFSLSSLLASQAQLAKEEKASRDGVDSHREEDGDKSD; this is encoded by the exons GCTTCATCGCAGCAGCTGAAATTCACAACCTCTGACTCCTGTGACAGAATTAAGGATGAGTTCCAGTTCCTCCAAGCACAATATCACAG TTTGAAGCTTGAGTGTGACAAGTTGGCCAGTGAGAAGTCAGAGATGCAGCGCCATTATATCATG TACTATGAGATGTCCTACGGACTGAATATTGAGATGCACAAACAG GCTGAGATAGTGAAGAGATTGAATGGGATCTGTGCACAAGTCCTCCCCTACCTGTCTCAGGAG catcagcagcaggtCCTGGCGGCCATAGAGAGGGCCAAGCAGGTCACCCCGCCAGAGATGAACTCCATCATAAGG cagcagctccaggctCACCAGCTGTCTCAGCTCCAGGGCCTGGCCCTGCCCATGACCCCCCTGCCGCTGGGCCTGAGCCAGCCAACCCTCCCTGCCGTCACCACCTCCTCCGgtctcttctccctctcctccctgctGGCCTCCCAAGCCCAGCTGGCCAAGGAAGAGAAGGCATCACGTGACGGAGTCGACAGCCACCGCgaggaggatggagacaagTCTGATTAG